Proteins encoded within one genomic window of bacterium:
- the tsaD gene encoding tRNA (adenosine(37)-N6)-threonylcarbamoyltransferase complex transferase subunit TsaD — translation MGSGIRTILAIESSCDETACAIVRDGSQVLANIVASQADLHAQFGGVVPEVAARSHIEVVIPVIEEALEITQLSWDDIDAIAVTRGPGLIGSLLIGVLTAEVLAIEKKKPLIGVNHILAHAFASFLTDGEQPQFPLLALIVSGGDSRLLLFQEDLSFKTLGATRDDAAGEAFDKVAKLLGLPYPGGPNISKAAVNGDDQKYHFPKANLGKDSLEYSFSGLKTAVLRQVQEIVGDQPGNQSRHYELRKTYRLSPQAISDIAASFERTVVETLVEKLVRASQAHSPKSIAIGGGVSANKRLREAVLEALPQARIIPFEYCTDNAAMIGALAYQMAQRGHIAESPILEADSSLEVL, via the coding sequence ATGGGATCAGGAATCCGAACCATTCTTGCGATCGAATCGAGCTGTGATGAGACGGCTTGTGCGATTGTACGCGATGGGAGCCAGGTACTCGCGAATATCGTCGCCAGTCAAGCCGACTTGCATGCCCAATTCGGTGGTGTCGTGCCTGAAGTAGCCGCTCGTAGTCACATAGAGGTCGTCATTCCAGTCATCGAGGAGGCGCTCGAGATCACTCAGCTCAGCTGGGATGATATTGATGCGATTGCGGTGACCCGCGGGCCCGGTCTGATCGGATCCTTACTCATCGGTGTGTTAACCGCAGAAGTACTCGCGATCGAGAAAAAGAAACCTCTCATCGGCGTAAACCACATTTTGGCGCACGCTTTTGCCAGCTTTCTTACTGACGGTGAGCAGCCGCAGTTCCCTCTTCTAGCGCTCATCGTATCTGGTGGTGACTCTCGCCTCCTACTCTTCCAAGAAGATCTCAGCTTCAAAACGCTCGGAGCTACTAGGGATGATGCCGCTGGTGAAGCTTTTGATAAGGTCGCTAAGTTGCTTGGCCTCCCCTACCCTGGTGGACCTAATATTTCTAAGGCGGCAGTCAATGGCGATGATCAGAAATATCATTTTCCGAAAGCGAATCTCGGCAAGGATTCTCTCGAATACTCATTCTCAGGCTTGAAAACAGCGGTGTTACGACAGGTCCAAGAGATTGTCGGGGATCAACCCGGTAATCAATCTAGGCATTACGAGCTTCGTAAAACGTACCGGCTGTCACCACAAGCGATTTCGGACATCGCAGCCAGCTTTGAGCGCACTGTGGTAGAAACGCTCGTTGAGAAGCTTGTACGTGCGTCTCAAGCACATTCACCTAAGAGCATCGCGATTGGTGGCGGAGTGAGCGCCAATAAGCGCCTGCGCGAAGCAGTGCTAGAGGCTCTGCCCCAAGCTCGCATCATTCCGTTCGAATATTGCACCGACAACGCCGCGATGATCGGCGCCCTCGCCTACCAAATGGCACAACGCGGGCATATTGCAGAATCCCCTATTCTCGAAGCTGATTCAAGCCTCGAAGTACTGTAG